The Dethiosulfovibrio peptidovorans DSM 11002 nucleotide sequence TCCTCTATGTCCTCTCCTGTGACGTAGGGTTTAGGAATGCTCTCCAGGAGAGCTCTGGTATAGGGGTGGAGAGGCGAGGAGAACAGATCCCTTTTCGAAGCGTATTCCATCATCTTTCCCAGATAGAGTACCGCCACTCTGTGGCTTATGTGTCTTATGACGCTGAGGTCGTGCGATATGAACAGATACGTTAGTCCTCTCTCGCTCTGAAGATCCTTGAAAAGGTTCAGGATCTGGGCCTGAACCGATACGTCCAAGGCTGAGGTGGGCTCGTCCAGGACTATGAAGTCCGGGTCGGATATGAGAGCTCTGGCCACAGCGATTCTCTGTCTCTGTCCTCCGGAAAACTCGTGTGGATAGCGGGTCATATGTTCTTCCTTGAGTCCCACTTCGAGGAGGATTTTTAGCACCCTGTCGGATATGTCGTTTTCGTCCCTTACCCCGTGGACCTTCAGCACCCGCCCCACTATATCCCTGACTATCATCCTGGGATTGAGAGAGGCGAATGGGTTCTGGAACACCATCTGGGCCTTAGACCTGAACCGGTGAAGCTCGACGTCGTCCATCTCGAGCACCGATCTCCCCCTGTAGAGGACGTCCCCCGACGTGGGGGAGAGCAGCCGTAGGATCATGTTCCCCGCCGTGGACTTTCCGCTCCCCGATTCTCCTACCAGCCCTAGGGTCTCTCCCTCCGGAATGGAGAAGGAGATCCCGTCGACGGCCTTTACGTGGCCGACGACCTTGGGGAAAACGATTCCTTTGTCGATGGGGAAGTGCTTCTTCAGGTTGGAAACCTCAACGATAGGCATAGCAGGCCACCTCGTGTCCGTTGTCATCGATAATCCTAGGAGGACGGGCCGTGGCGCAGATCGGCTCCGCCATGGGACAGCGTTCCCGGAACTTGCATCCCTCCGGCAGATGTATGAGATTCGGCAGGGATCCCTTTATGACGTCCAGCCGCTCCTGATCCCTGTCCAGCCTCGGGATCGCCCCTATGAGTCCCTTAGTGTAGGGATGGAGGGGCGAGTCGAATATGTCGTGAACCGTTCCGTACTCTATGATGCTGCCGGCGTACATGACCGCTACCATCTGCGCCATGGTGGCTATCACTCCCAGGTCGTGGGATATCAGCATTATCGAGCTGCCGAAGTCCCTTTGAAGATCCTTGATGAGCGACAGTATCTGGGCCTGTATCGATACGTCCAGGGCGGTCGTAGGCTCGTCGGCGATCAACAACTTTGGGTTGCAGCAGAGGGCCATGGCTATCATCACCCTCTGTTTCATCCCTCCGGAGAACTGATGGGGATATCTTTCCAGTGACTTCTCCGGGTCCGGTATGTTGACCTTATGGAACATCTCGAGGGCCCTGGATCTTGCCTTCGCGTCGGAGACCGAACCGTGGGCCTTTATTGCCTCCTCGACCTGGAATCCGACCTTCAGTACCGGATTCAGACTGCTCATGGGATCCTGGAATATCATCGCCATATCGCAGCCCCTGACGGAGCGCATCTCGTCGTCCGGTAGGGTAAGCAGATCCCTGCCCTGAAACAGGACTTGCCCTTCCACTATCTTTCCCGGAGGCTGGGGAATCAGGCCCATTATGGAACGGGAGGTGACGGATTTGCCGCATCCGGTCTCTCCCACTATGCCCAGGATCTCTCCCTGGCCTATGGAGAAGCTCACCTTCTCCAGGGCTTTCACGATCCCTTCCTCCGTATAGAACCACGTAGAGAGGTCCTTGACCTCCAATATCTTCTCAGCCACCACGGTCACTCCTTAAGTCTGGGGTTCAAGGCGTCCTGAAGCCCGTCTCCGAAAAAATTGAATCCCAGGACAACTATCATTATTGCCAGGCCGGGAAAGAACGCCACGAAGGGGGCGGTTCGAAGGTACATCCTGGCTCCGCTGAGCATGGTTCCCCATTCCGGGGTGGGGGGCTGCACTCCCAGTCCGAGAAAACCCAGTCCCGCCGCGGTGAGGAGTACCGTTGCCATCCTCAGGGTGGTCTGGACGATGATGGGGGAGAGGGCGTTTGGCAGCACGTATCTCATTATCACCGATCGGTTCGACTCTCCTATGGCCTGGGCCGCCGTGACGTAGTCGTTTTTCTTCACCGATATGACCGCACCCCTGGTTACCCTGGCGAACTGGGGCACCGAGTATATCCCTATGGCGACTATGAGATTAGTCAGGTTGGGGCCCAGCATGGCCACTATGGCCAGGGCCAGAAGCATGCCGGGAAAAGCCAGCATTATATCCATCAGTCTCATTATTATCTCGTCGATCAGCCCGCCGAAATAACCTCCTATTGCTCCGAGGGCTATACCTATGACCAAGGCTATTACCACCGAGTTGAACTGAATTATCAGCGAGACCCTAGCTCCGTGGATTATCCTGCTGAATATATCTCGTCCGAACTCGTCGCAGCCCATCAGATGATCTCCCGACGGCGCCAGAAATGCGTCGCTGAGGTTCTGGGCCAGGGGATCGTATGGAGCCATATGGGGTCCCACCAGGGCTATGAGGACGTAAAGGGTCACTATGAACAGTCCCAGCACGGCGGTTTTGCTGCGGCTGAGTCTGCGCCATATTATGCTCAGGTGCGATCTGTTTTTTGCCGTTTTTTTAACGTCAGTCATTGTATCTGATCCTCGGATCTAAAAGCGCATACAGGACGTCAACCACAAGGTTCGCCAGTACGAATATGAGAGCTATTACCAGCAGGGCCGTCTGGACGACCGGATAGTCCCTTCCCATTATGGAGTCGACCAGCAGCCTCCCTATTCCCGGCCAGGAGAAGACCGACTCGGTCAGAACAGCTCCCGCCAGCATATATCCGAACTGGAGGCCTATTACCGTCACCGTCGGAATTAGGGCGTTTCTCAGGGCGTGGCGGTATATGACCAGTTTCTCTTTCAGTCCCTTGGCGACGGCGGTCGTGATATAGTCCTGCTGGAGTACGTCCAGCATGCTGGAGCGGGTCATCCTGGCTATGATCCCGGTTGACGCCGTTCCCAAGGCAATGGCCGGCATTATCAGATGTCTTATGCCCCCCATTCCTCCCGATGGAAGCCACATCAGGGTTACGGAGAACAGGAGGATCATCAGAAGCCCCCACCAGAAGACCGGCATAGATACACCGAGAAGGGCTATGAAGGTCGACAGGTAGTCTATCCACGAGTACCGATGCACCGCCGAGAGGATCCCGGCCATTATCCCTATCACGACGGAGATGACTATGGCGGCGGAGGATAGGATCAACGTGTTTTTGAGCCTCTTGCCGACTATCTCCATCACCGGTATCTCGTATTTCATGGAGATCAGCTCTCCTGTGAAGACCCCTCGGATAAAGCGGAAGTACTGGGTCGACAGGGGTTTGTCGAGTCCGAACTCCTCCCTGATCAGCTGGATATCCGCCTGGGTCGCCTCGTCTCCGGCCAGGAGCTCCGCCGGGTCTCCCGGGGATAGATGAAGAATCAAGAAGGCTATTATGGAGACCCCTATCAATACCGGAATCGCCAGCATCAGCCTCCTAACTATGAATCTACCCAAAATCCTTCCTCCTTTTCGAGTTGATCTCTGTCGTCGCTTTCTCTACAGCATCCCAAGGCTGAGCCTGTGTTTCACCGTGTTCAGAATGTGTTCCTCCATGTGTTTTCGAGCCATCAACCCGTCTCTCTCCCTCAGAGCCCTGACTATCAGCTTATGTTCCATCGAGCTTTTATATCTTCCGTCCTTTCTGCGGGCTACATACTCCGGAGCGTTTACGTCCAGTATGTAGTAGGGCGAGAAGTAGAAGGTGTAAAGGGAAGACCGATGGTAGAGTTGGCTGAAATGACGTTGAAAATAGAGATTCCCGCTGAGTCTAACTATCTTGGTGTGAAAATCCTCGTTGAGCTCGGCGAAAAGTCCCTTCCTCTGGTTCCCGTAGAGCTCTACGAAATCGGATTCCCTGTGGTTGAGCTCTAAAAGGGTCTCTATGTCCTCCTCCGTCGCCAGTTCTGCCGCCAGCTCCGCCGCTCTGCCCTCCAGGGTGGATCGGGCCACGAAAACCTGAAGCAGGTCCTCCTTGGTCAAGGCGGGGATTCTGTATCCCTTCTGCCCCGGGATCTTCTCAAGGATGCCCTCGGTCATTAGTCTGCCGAGAGCCTGTCTTATGGGAGTCCTGCTCATCCCCAACATCTCGACCAGTTCCGGCTCGTACAGTCTCTCTCCCGGAGAAAGCCTGTGTTCCACTATCAAACCGATAATCGTCCTGAAAGCCTGTTCATCGGCCAGTATCTCCATGGCTAGCCTCCCTTTCTTCGTCTGTTCGAATGGATTCAAAAGTGGATACGTTTCTATTTTAGAGATTTGTCCGAAAAAAGTCAACAGGAGCGGATGAACCTAGGTTCATCCGCTCCTGTTGACTGGCCGTCCTTAAAATGCCACCGATCCGCCTAGGGAGATGAGGGATCCAGCCCATCTTCTCATCAGGTCCATCCCGATCCCCTTTATTCTGACGGTCCTTCCGTCGATTCTGGTCGTTCCCGGGATCGTTGCGGCGCTATCCGCCTGGGACGTGTAGTGGAAGGATATGTCCATCTGGAAAGCTCCCCTGGGAATTTCGTTTTTTCCTGTCCCTCCATACTTCAGACTCTTAGCCGCCTCGAAGGCCCCCTTTCGGATGATCTCGAAAGTATCGTCGGGAGGAAGGCAGTCGGCGGAGGAGTGGCCGATTCCTCGTTTTACCGAACAGGTTAGGACCTCTTGTCCCAGGGCGGAACGGGCCTCTTCGCAGGCGGCGGTGTCTCCTGTCACTAGAAGTACCGGGATCGAGTGCTCCGAACATACCGCTGCGTTGAGCCCTATTTCCCCGACCTCTTTGTCGTTAAGCCTGACACCGAATACCGCTTTACCCGATATGGTGTGATCGAGAATGGCCCTCTCCGTGCCTGCCATAGCGTGATAGCAGAGGAAAAAGGCACCGTCGCAACATTCCACTCCCTCCATCATGCCGAGTGTCTTGGGAGAGCCGGATATTATCCTGACCCGGCCACCGTATCTTGAGAGATCCGCAGGGGATATGTTTATCATTCCGTCGTGGGAGTCGTTGACCAGGATCTCCCTTGCCCCTCCTTCTAGTGCCCCCTCTATCGCGGCCTTAAGGTCGTGGGTCTGCATAGCTTGTCCGAAACGGTATTCGTCCCGAGAAGCTTTTGTCTGCTCCGATCTAACTACTCCTGTGGCGCCTTCCATGTCGACGCTCATGTATATTTTCATGTCGATAACCTCCTCGTTGGTATAAAAACTGAGGCGATAATACACCGGAGTGGAGCTGAACTCCAGTACGTTGTGGTACCATAAAACAACGATGGGGGGAGATAGGATGAGAAAAACGTTTTTGATCTTCGTTCTGTTGCTGTCCTTTACGGTCTTTCCCGAGGTGTCCGACGGGAACGCCCTTACCGCCGTTGTCAAGGAAGGCGCGATCGGAGAGACTCAGGGTGACCCCGCGTCGGGCGATTCCTCATCTGGCGACATATACGACGTCGCGAAGAACGAGAACAGGATAGCAGAGCTGGATCGATCCATAGGAACCTGGGCATCCGTGCCGGTAGCCGAGTCGGCCGCTCGTTACGGGGTGTCGGAGGCGGATGTGGAGGACAGGATCACCGTTCTGTCTTCACTCCAAAATTTCTACAAGCGACTTAACGGTGCGGTCGAGAAGACCGTCGGTTTTAGGGAGGATCTGAAAAAGAGGGAGTCCGAAAAGGGGCAGGCCAGACTATCCCTGAAGGAAGAGCCTCCCTATAAGTTGAGTTTTTATGATGAATATCTGGCCAACGCTGACGATCTATCCTCCAAACTGGAGACTTTGG carries:
- a CDS encoding M55 family metallopeptidase — encoded protein: MKIYMSVDMEGATGVVRSEQTKASRDEYRFGQAMQTHDLKAAIEGALEGGAREILVNDSHDGMINISPADLSRYGGRVRIISGSPKTLGMMEGVECCDGAFFLCYHAMAGTERAILDHTISGKAVFGVRLNDKEVGEIGLNAAVCSEHSIPVLLVTGDTAACEEARSALGQEVLTCSVKRGIGHSSADCLPPDDTFEIIRKGAFEAAKSLKYGGTGKNEIPRGAFQMDISFHYTSQADSAATIPGTTRIDGRTVRIKGIGMDLMRRWAGSLISLGGSVAF
- a CDS encoding ABC transporter permease produces the protein MGRFIVRRLMLAIPVLIGVSIIAFLILHLSPGDPAELLAGDEATQADIQLIREEFGLDKPLSTQYFRFIRGVFTGELISMKYEIPVMEIVGKRLKNTLILSSAAIVISVVIGIMAGILSAVHRYSWIDYLSTFIALLGVSMPVFWWGLLMILLFSVTLMWLPSGGMGGIRHLIMPAIALGTASTGIIARMTRSSMLDVLQQDYITTAVAKGLKEKLVIYRHALRNALIPTVTVIGLQFGYMLAGAVLTESVFSWPGIGRLLVDSIMGRDYPVVQTALLVIALIFVLANLVVDVLYALLDPRIRYND
- a CDS encoding GntR family transcriptional regulator — encoded protein: MEILADEQAFRTIIGLIVEHRLSPGERLYEPELVEMLGMSRTPIRQALGRLMTEGILEKIPGQKGYRIPALTKEDLLQVFVARSTLEGRAAELAAELATEEDIETLLELNHRESDFVELYGNQRKGLFAELNEDFHTKIVRLSGNLYFQRHFSQLYHRSSLYTFYFSPYYILDVNAPEYVARRKDGRYKSSMEHKLIVRALRERDGLMARKHMEEHILNTVKHRLSLGML
- a CDS encoding ABC transporter ATP-binding protein, whose protein sequence is MPIVEVSNLKKHFPIDKGIVFPKVVGHVKAVDGISFSIPEGETLGLVGESGSGKSTAGNMILRLLSPTSGDVLYRGRSVLEMDDVELHRFRSKAQMVFQNPFASLNPRMIVRDIVGRVLKVHGVRDENDISDRVLKILLEVGLKEEHMTRYPHEFSGGQRQRIAVARALISDPDFIVLDEPTSALDVSVQAQILNLFKDLQSERGLTYLFISHDLSVIRHISHRVAVLYLGKMMEYASKRDLFSSPLHPYTRALLESIPKPYVTGEDIEDKVIKGDIPSPIDPPAGCRFHTRCPEACERCRDEEPVWREVREGHFVACHRV
- a CDS encoding ABC transporter ATP-binding protein, encoding MVAEKILEVKDLSTWFYTEEGIVKALEKVSFSIGQGEILGIVGETGCGKSVTSRSIMGLIPQPPGKIVEGQVLFQGRDLLTLPDDEMRSVRGCDMAMIFQDPMSSLNPVLKVGFQVEEAIKAHGSVSDAKARSRALEMFHKVNIPDPEKSLERYPHQFSGGMKQRVMIAMALCCNPKLLIADEPTTALDVSIQAQILSLIKDLQRDFGSSIMLISHDLGVIATMAQMVAVMYAGSIIEYGTVHDIFDSPLHPYTKGLIGAIPRLDRDQERLDVIKGSLPNLIHLPEGCKFRERCPMAEPICATARPPRIIDDNGHEVACYAYR
- a CDS encoding ABC transporter permease, which gives rise to MTDVKKTAKNRSHLSIIWRRLSRSKTAVLGLFIVTLYVLIALVGPHMAPYDPLAQNLSDAFLAPSGDHLMGCDEFGRDIFSRIIHGARVSLIIQFNSVVIALVIGIALGAIGGYFGGLIDEIIMRLMDIMLAFPGMLLALAIVAMLGPNLTNLIVAIGIYSVPQFARVTRGAVISVKKNDYVTAAQAIGESNRSVIMRYVLPNALSPIIVQTTLRMATVLLTAAGLGFLGLGVQPPTPEWGTMLSGARMYLRTAPFVAFFPGLAIMIVVLGFNFFGDGLQDALNPRLKE